In a single window of the Roseiconus lacunae genome:
- a CDS encoding terminase gpA endonuclease subunit, producing MNDPRKLKPSECCRLLNSTPLGTVINERQLHRHRVEAGNRIGDGRHVDLLAYADWLNEKRHAPKPVSDVDPYAKLKESARARNAAIALAGRDIGELPAVEDAERKAAAAGSFRAFCEAYFRLTFHLEWSPDHLKVINKIEEAVIRGGLFSLAMARGSGKSSLAEVACIWAVLNGYRDFVCLIGSDEGHACDMLDSIKTELDSNDLLAADYPEVCFPIQALDGIANRANGQLFEGKRTQIGWTAKEIVLPTIAGSKASGAIIKVAGLTGRIRGMKFKRPDGKTVRPSLVVLDDPQTDESARSLSQCANREAILAGAVLGLAGPGKKISGIMPCTVIRPGDMADNILNRDLHPEWNGERTRMVNAFPANETLWQRYAEIRAEGLRAGDGGAAGTEFYRQNRQEMDAGADVSWKERFNHDELSAIQHAMNLKLQDEAAFFAEYQNEPLPEETVGADQLTADQVAAKINNLPQRRIPISGNHLTAFIDVQGKLLFYVVAAWEDDFTGYVVDYGTYPDQQRTYFTLRDARYTLATAAEGTGLEGSIYAGLESLTNELLGREWQRDDGAAMKIGRCLIDANWGHSTNVVYQFCRQSHHASNLLPSHGRFVGASSNPFSEYKRRPGDRVGLNWRVPTIHGKRAIRHVIYDTNWWKSFTHARLAVAMGDRGCLSIFGDRPDQHRMFAEQVTAEYYVRTEGRGRTVDEWKARPEQPDNHWLDCLVGCAVGASMQGALLFGTDLAVQPKRERISFREMQRKKRS from the coding sequence GTGAATGACCCACGCAAACTGAAACCGAGCGAGTGTTGCCGGCTACTCAACTCAACGCCGCTCGGTACCGTCATCAATGAACGGCAATTGCATCGGCACCGAGTCGAAGCGGGTAACCGCATCGGAGACGGTCGGCACGTTGATCTCTTGGCGTACGCCGATTGGCTCAATGAGAAACGGCATGCACCAAAACCGGTTTCCGATGTAGATCCGTACGCCAAGCTCAAAGAGAGTGCCCGCGCACGAAATGCCGCCATCGCACTGGCCGGTCGCGATATCGGAGAATTGCCGGCGGTCGAGGATGCTGAACGCAAAGCTGCCGCTGCCGGTTCATTCCGAGCGTTCTGTGAAGCGTACTTCCGGTTGACGTTTCATCTCGAATGGTCGCCGGACCACTTGAAGGTAATCAACAAGATCGAAGAAGCCGTTATCCGTGGCGGCCTCTTCTCGCTCGCCATGGCTCGTGGCTCCGGTAAAAGTTCGCTCGCCGAAGTCGCTTGCATCTGGGCGGTGCTGAACGGGTATCGGGACTTCGTTTGTTTGATCGGCAGCGACGAAGGCCACGCCTGCGACATGCTCGACTCGATCAAGACCGAACTTGATAGCAACGATCTGCTTGCCGCCGACTACCCGGAAGTTTGCTTTCCGATCCAAGCCCTCGACGGAATTGCCAACCGAGCGAACGGGCAGCTGTTCGAAGGCAAGCGAACACAGATCGGGTGGACTGCCAAAGAAATCGTCCTGCCAACCATCGCCGGCAGCAAAGCCAGTGGCGCAATTATCAAGGTTGCCGGTCTCACCGGTCGCATTCGCGGTATGAAGTTCAAACGCCCCGATGGCAAAACGGTCCGACCGTCGTTAGTCGTCCTTGATGATCCGCAGACCGACGAGTCCGCTCGTTCGCTATCGCAGTGCGCCAACCGCGAAGCGATCCTCGCCGGTGCGGTCCTCGGGCTCGCCGGCCCCGGCAAGAAGATCTCAGGCATCATGCCATGCACAGTCATTCGTCCTGGCGACATGGCCGACAACATTCTCAACCGCGACCTGCACCCGGAATGGAACGGCGAGCGGACTCGTATGGTGAACGCGTTTCCGGCCAACGAAACGCTCTGGCAACGCTACGCCGAGATTCGCGCTGAAGGCTTACGGGCCGGTGATGGTGGAGCGGCCGGCACCGAGTTCTATCGCCAAAACCGTCAGGAGATGGATGCCGGCGCTGATGTATCGTGGAAAGAACGCTTTAATCACGACGAACTATCCGCGATCCAACACGCGATGAACCTAAAGCTTCAAGACGAAGCAGCATTCTTCGCCGAGTACCAAAACGAACCACTGCCGGAAGAAACGGTCGGTGCCGATCAACTGACCGCCGATCAAGTCGCTGCGAAAATCAACAACCTGCCTCAACGCCGGATCCCGATATCCGGAAACCATCTCACAGCATTCATCGACGTCCAAGGCAAGTTGCTCTTCTACGTAGTCGCCGCCTGGGAAGACGATTTCACTGGCTACGTTGTGGACTATGGAACCTACCCCGATCAGCAGCGAACCTACTTCACGCTACGCGACGCGCGGTACACATTGGCTACGGCGGCGGAGGGCACCGGACTCGAAGGTAGCATCTACGCTGGCCTTGAATCATTGACGAACGAGTTACTTGGTCGCGAGTGGCAACGCGACGATGGCGCTGCAATGAAGATCGGCCGATGTCTGATCGACGCCAACTGGGGCCACTCGACCAACGTCGTCTACCAGTTCTGCCGGCAAAGCCACCACGCCTCGAACCTGCTACCGTCGCACGGTCGATTCGTCGGCGCCTCGTCCAACCCCTTCAGCGAATACAAACGCCGACCAGGCGATCGCGTCGGACTCAACTGGCGAGTGCCAACCATTCATGGCAAACGGGCGATCCGCCACGTGATCTACGACACGAATTGGTGGAAATCTTTCACCCATGCGAGGCTTGCCGTCGCAATGGGCGACCGAGGCTGCCTGTCCATCTTCGGCGATCGTCCCGACCAACACCGCATGTTCGCCGAGCAGGTCACCGCCGAGTACTACGTCCGCACCGAGGGCCGCGGCCGAACCGTCGACGAATGGAAAGCCCGCCCCGAGCAGCCCGACAACCACTGGCTCGACTGTTTGGTGGGATGTGCTGTCGGTGCTTCGATGCAGGGTGCGTTATTGTTTGGTACAGACCTAGCTGTCCAGCCCAAACGGGAACGCATTAGCTTTCGAGAAATGCAACGAAAGAAAAGGAGCTAG
- a CDS encoding amidoligase family protein → MHANDIAFGIEIETHMPGHDHTPIGGYHNGLPVSWLPAGWKAERDGSIRTPAGRKPCEFVSPVLHGREGLQNVETAVDAIKERGARVNESCGLHITISWNGDAAALARLISLIANHEKAIYASTGTRRRERNRWAKQIKTYGNKDAAKTRCERDRYHLLNLTHLARGRQRIEIRAFAGTLNKTKLIGYIQMILGLAELAMNQKRCAGWDYAKKPGTKSCWDRPDAGHGETELNRLFYRLGWTKGWYKGELRNKRFGELTTGENGCDFRPVKKKLLQLARKYDQAI, encoded by the coding sequence ATGCACGCCAACGACATCGCCTTCGGTATCGAAATCGAAACCCACATGCCCGGACACGACCACACGCCGATTGGCGGCTACCACAACGGCCTTCCGGTTTCCTGGCTACCCGCGGGTTGGAAGGCGGAACGCGACGGCAGCATCCGCACGCCGGCCGGCCGCAAACCTTGCGAGTTTGTTTCACCGGTCCTTCACGGACGCGAGGGTCTGCAAAACGTCGAGACCGCGGTCGACGCGATCAAAGAACGCGGCGCCCGGGTCAACGAATCTTGCGGGCTGCACATCACCATTTCTTGGAACGGCGACGCGGCGGCCTTGGCCCGACTGATTTCCTTGATCGCCAACCACGAAAAGGCCATCTACGCATCGACCGGAACGCGACGCCGGGAACGAAACCGATGGGCGAAGCAAATCAAAACCTACGGCAACAAGGACGCGGCGAAGACACGCTGCGAACGAGACCGCTACCATCTCTTGAACCTGACGCACCTGGCTCGCGGGCGACAACGGATTGAGATCCGGGCCTTCGCCGGAACGCTTAACAAAACCAAATTGATCGGCTACATCCAAATGATCCTGGGCTTGGCCGAACTCGCGATGAACCAAAAACGATGTGCGGGCTGGGACTACGCGAAGAAGCCGGGAACGAAATCTTGCTGGGACCGACCGGACGCCGGCCACGGGGAAACGGAACTGAACCGGCTCTTCTACCGGCTGGGTTGGACAAAGGGTTGGTACAAGGGCGAGCTTCGCAACAAACGATTCGGCGAACTGACCACCGGCGAAAACGGATGCGACTTTCGCCCGGTCAAAAAGAAGCTTCTCCAGCTGGCCCGCAAATACGACCAGGCAATTTGA
- a CDS encoding FKBP-type peptidyl-prolyl cis-trans isomerase codes for MDSNDTPRSKLRGGLKVDTEVVGSGAVASRGDSVVIRLEIRLNRGDVVATFDEYAFVVGKRQVIAAVDYAVEGMHVGGLCELKAGPHLCYGAAGVPGKIPSNAVLCIRIELLRCEKSG; via the coding sequence ATGGACTCAAACGATACGCCACGCAGCAAACTCAGAGGTGGATTGAAGGTCGACACGGAGGTTGTCGGCTCTGGGGCTGTTGCGTCACGCGGCGATTCAGTAGTGATCCGACTGGAGATCCGGCTCAATCGTGGAGACGTCGTTGCAACGTTTGATGAATATGCTTTTGTGGTTGGCAAACGGCAAGTCATCGCCGCTGTGGACTACGCCGTGGAAGGAATGCACGTCGGCGGGCTTTGCGAACTGAAAGCTGGTCCGCATCTTTGCTACGGTGCTGCAGGTGTTCCCGGAAAAATTCCTTCGAACGCCGTCTTGTGTATACGCATCGAACTGCTGCGTTGCGAGAAATCGGGCTGA
- a CDS encoding MTH1187 family thiamine-binding protein, which produces MKVIVDLCVVPMGVGVSVSKYVAECQKVLQEAELEHQLHAYGTNIEGDWDDVFAAIKSCHERVHAMGAPRITTSIKVGTRTDREQSMQEKVQSVAAVSK; this is translated from the coding sequence ATGAAAGTCATTGTCGATTTATGCGTTGTTCCCATGGGAGTTGGCGTTTCCGTGAGCAAGTACGTCGCTGAATGCCAAAAGGTGCTTCAGGAAGCAGAACTGGAACACCAACTTCATGCCTACGGAACCAACATCGAAGGCGATTGGGATGATGTATTCGCCGCGATCAAGAGTTGCCACGAACGCGTTCACGCGATGGGCGCCCCGCGAATCACGACCAGCATCAAAGTCGGCACACGCACGGATCGCGAGCAATCGATGCAGGAAAAGGTCCAAAGTGTCGCGGCAGTAAGCAAATAG